In candidate division WOR-3 bacterium, one genomic interval encodes:
- a CDS encoding secondary thiamine-phosphate synthase enzyme YjbQ — protein sequence MKSYTEYIWFNTKKKKELVHITDKIEEIVKKSKIKEGFCLISAMHVTASVFVNDYESGIMEDIINWLEKLAPYKKDYKHHLTGEDNADAHLKSLLMHHQVIVPVTDGKLDLGPWQRIFYAEFDGQRRKRVVVKILGE from the coding sequence ATGAAATCCTATACAGAGTATATATGGTTTAATACAAAGAAGAAAAAAGAACTCGTTCATATTACTGATAAAATAGAGGAAATTGTGAAGAAAAGTAAAATTAAAGAGGGATTTTGCCTTATATCAGCAATGCATGTTACTGCCTCTGTATTTGTTAATGATTATGAATCAGGGATAATGGAGGATATAATAAATTGGCTTGAGAAACTGGCTCCCTATAAAAAAGATTATAAGCATCACTTAACAGGTGAAGATAATGCTGATGCTCATTTAAAATCTCTCTTGATGCATCACCAGGTTATAGTTCCTGTTACAGATGGAAAACTTGATTTAGGTCCCTGGCAGAGAATTTTCTATGCTGAATTTGATGGGCAGAGAAGAAAAAGAGTTGTTGTAAAAATCTTAGGAGAATAG